The genome window ACGCCCGGGCAGCTCCATCAGGACCTGACGACTGCGAAGGTCGACCATAACGTCCCGATCTACGTCTACCATATCAAGCCGGCCCATCACCGGCGCGTGCTGAAGGAGCTGAACGGCCTGGGCCGGAAGAACGTGAAGATATTGCAGGAAGGAAAGACCTACAACTTTTAAATTCCAAATCTCAAGTGAGAGAACGATACAAAAGGTCCGGACTTTGCTGCATTTGCATCGCGGGACCCGTTCGTGATCGGGAACTTGAGATTTGATGCTTGTGGTGAAGGAGTATCATGGCTTGGTTCAGGAAAGAGCGGCCCGGGGGCGCAGTCCCCGAGGCTCCGGCGAAAAAGGTCAAGATCCCCGAGGGGCTCTGGGTCAAATGTGACAACTGCAAAGAGATCATCTACCGCAAAGAGGTTGAGAAGAACTTCAAGGTCTGCCCGAAGTGCGATTATCACTTCCGTATCACGGCGTCGGAGCGGCTCCCGTATCTCGTGGACGAGGGCAGCTTCGTCGAGGTGGAGGACGGCCTCTCGCCCCGGGACTTCCTCGGCTTCAAGGACTACAAGGACAAGCTGAAGAGCAGCCGCAAGAAGACAGGGCTGAAGGACGCCGTCATCTCGGGCGAGGCGAAGATCGGCGGCAGGCCGGCGTCCCTCGTGATCATGGACTTCAACTTCATGGGCGGCAGCATGGGCTCCGTGGTGGGTGAAAAGATCGCCCGGGCCGTGGAGCGCGCCATCGAGAAGAAGGTCCCCTTCGTGGCCGTTGCCTCCTCGGGCGGCGCCCGGATGCAGGAGGGGATCCTGTCGCTCATGCAGATGGCGAAGACGTCGGCGGCCGTCGCCCGTCTGGGCGAAGCGGGCCTGCCCTTCATTTCCGTCCTGACCGACCCCACGTTCGGGGGCGTCACGGCCAGCTTCGCAATGCTCGGCGATGTGATCGTGGCCGAGCCCAAATGCCTCATCGGGTTCGCGGGACCCCGCGTCATCGAGCAGACCATCAAGCAGCAGCTCCCGGCGGGTTTCCAGCGGGCCGAGTTCCTGCTGGAGCACGGGATGATCGACATGATCGTCCCCCGGAAGGAGATGCGCAACACGCTCGGCCGTATCCTCGATTTTTTCGGCGAAGAGAGCCATGGGTGATATTGCCAAGATACTGATCCTCTTTGGCACCCTGTTGATCGCGGTGGGAGTTGTCCTCCTCCTCGTCCCGAAGCTCCCCTTCCTGGGGAGGCTGCCCGGCGATATCATGATCAAACGCGGCAATACCACGTTCTACTTCCCGCTAGCCACGAGCATCCTGATCAGCATCCTCATCAGTTTCATCGTCTACCTCCTGTCCCGGTTCCGATAATTTCCGGCCGTGGCCCTCAACGGCGCCTTGACAGCGCCGCGCCGACCGAATATATTGTAAGTATCCTAACCCGGACAAGCCGGAATCAAAACCAGAAGCTAAAGGCGTCTCTTGCGGAGCACGCGGAGGACGCAGAGTTTAAAACCAAAACCCGAAAGTCTTTCATGGCGAATTATTTTTTGATTTTCTCTGCGAGCTCTGCGCCTCTACGAGAAATTATATTGCCGTCTTGTAATAAATTTGATTTGTTAGTTACTGAATCCGTTCCGATAACGCATCCCTTTCCATTCCGTAGAGGTGATCGATGGACAGAAGGCGATTTCTCAGACTGGCCGCATTGACCGGAGCCGGGCTCTCGGTCCCCGGCGGACTCGACCGCCTCGTGGAGGCGGCCGAGCAGGCAACGCGGCCTGACCTGGTCGTTGCCCGCGGGGCTTCGCCGGAGCAGCTCGTGCGGTCGTCCCTCGACGCTCTGGGCGGGATCGGGAAGTTCATTTCCCGGGGCGATGTCGTCGTGGTCAAGCCGAACATCGCGTGGGACCGGACGCCGGAGCAGGCCGGGAACACCAATCCCGAGGTCGTTGCCGCCATCGTCAAGCTTTGCTTCGACGCGGGCGCGAAGAAGGTGAAGGTCTTCGATAGGCCGGTCAACGATCCGCGGCGCTGCTATGTCCAGAGCGGCATTGCGACCGCGGTCAGGGCTCTGGGTGCGGAAGCGGATTACATGGATGACCGGAAATTCAAGGACATGGCGATCAACGGCGAGGCGCTCAAGTCCTGGCCGCTCTACACCGATGTATTCGAGGCCGACAAGGTGATCAATGTGCCGATCGCCAAGCACCACGGCCTCGCCAAGCTCACACTGTCCATGAAGAACTGGATGGGTGTCATGGGAGGCTCCCGTCGCCAGATCCACCAGCGGCTCGACGAGAGCCTGGCCGATCTCTCCCGGACAATAAAGCCAACGCTCACGATCCTCGATGCGGTGCGCATCCTGACCGCGAACGGGCCCCAGGGCGGGAGCCTTGCGGACGTGAAGAAGCTCGACACGATCGTCGTCGGGTCCGATCCCGTTGCCATCGACTCTTTTGGCGCAACGCTTTTCGGCATGAAGGGGAGCGACCTCGGGTACGTGACGCTGGGACACAAACAGGGACTGGGACAGATGGACCTGAACAGGCTGCACATCAGGAAGATCGCCGTGTAACAGGCCAAGGCCGCAGGAAACGAGTCAACTGTCCCCGGCCAAAAGATGTTTCCATGAAGAGAACCGAAGCAGATACCCGGGTCCTGCGGACGCCGGATGAACGTTTCACGGACCTCCCCGGGTACGCTTTTCAGCCGCATTACGCGGAGATCAACGGGCTGCGGGTGCACTATCTGGACGAAGGGACGGGGAGCACGATCCTCTGTCTCCACGGCGTGCTCGAGTGGTCCTACTCCTACCGGAAGATGATCCCCGTCCTCGCCCGACAGCACCGCGTGATCGCCATGGACTTTGTCGGATTCGGGCGCTCCGATAAATATGCCGATCGAAAGCAGCATACCTTCGAAGGGCATTACGAAATTCTCTCGGCATTCATCGATTCCCTCGGTCTTGAAAAGATCACGCTCGTCGGCAGCGACTGGGGAGCGGTCGTCGGGCTCCGGGCGGCAACGGAACGGCCGCAGCTGTTCGAACGCCTCGTCATCATGAATACGACGCTGCCGACAGGCGATGTGCCGCTCAATTTCACGTTCATGCTCTGGAGGCAGTTCGTGGACCTGGCGCCAGACCTGCCCATCGGCCGGGTGATCAGCATGGGAGTGGCGCACGGGTACCGGATCACGAAGCGGGAGATCGAGGCTTACGAAGCGCCCTTTCCGGATTCCTCGTACAAAGCCGGGGCTGTTGAACTGCCGCTGTCCCTTCCTACGAACTTCGATGATCCGGGCGCAGCGGAAATACGCAGGACCCGGGAGGGACTTTCCCGCTGGCAAAAGCCGGCCTTCGTGCTGTTCTCCGATGAGGACCCGATGTTCTCGAAGGAATACCGCTCCTTCCGCACGCTCATCCCGACGGCGAAAGACCAGCCCGAGACGATCATCCAGGGTGCCGGGCATTTTCTGCAGGAGGAAAAAGGCGAGGAGATCGCCCGGCATATCCTGAAGTTTATCGAGAGGACGCCGGGGGATTCCGCGTCGCGTGATTGACCAGGGCGCACATCGCCGGAGATGTCCTCCTTAAGAAATACAGAAGAAGGCGATGTGCTCTTTCGTCCAGGGGAACGCTCTTTTTCAGCCATGACTGCTGACGAAGCAATGCAATCCCGCTTCCCGCGCACGGGATAAACCCTGTGGTGTCACGTGCAAACTCAAGAAGGAGATCGCTTCCCCGGCTGATCAGTCTTCAGTAGACACGGGAGATGTTGTTATGCGTAATCTGACCGTTCAAAATATCCGACGGATTTCGCAGGGACTCTTCCTGCTTCTCTTCCTTTTCCTGTTCATCCAGACCGAGTCCCGGGGCAATGACGATCTGGGCTACCCGGTCCGGTTCTTCCTCGATTTCGACCCGCTCATCCTCGTGACCACGCTCCTGTCCGCGCATGCGGCTGCCCGGGCCTTCACCCTCGCCTTGGTCACGGTCGCCGTCACCGTCCTGTTCGGAAGGGTGTTCTGCGGTTGGGCCTGCCCGCTCGGCACGCTGAATAACCTTGTCGGGTCAATCCGCCGGAAGCGTCCGGCGGGCCTGTACGCCCACTGGTACCGCGCCAAATATTACCTCCTGATCGCCATCTTCGCGTCAGCCCTGTTCACGCTCCAGCCGGTCGGCATCCTGGACCCGCTCTCGCTCACGGTCCGGTCATTTTCGGTGAGCCTTTCGCCGTTGTTCAATTACAGCGTCCGGTCCCTGTTCGACGAGGTCTACAGCGCAAACCCGCTCGGTATCGCGGCAATAACGGAGCCGGTCTACGGCGTTCTCAAGAGGACGGTACTCAGCTTCGAGCAGTCTGTGTACCGGCAGAGCGTCCTCATCGGCGTACTGTTCTTCATTGTCCTCGCGTTGAACCTGGTCGAAAAGCGTTTCTGGTGCAAATACCTCTGTCCCCTCGGCGCCTTCCTCGGCCTCCTGTCGCGATTCTCGCTGCTCAGGCGGTCAGTGAGCGAAGGCTGCACGTCCTGCGGCGCCTGCGCCACGGTGTGTCAGGGGAACGCGTCGCCGGAGGCGAAGGAGCGCTGGCGCGACACCGAGTGCCTGGCCTGCTGGAACTGCGACGACATCTGCCCCCAGAACGCGGTGAGCTTCGGTTTCGGGCTGAAACGGGCGTCGGCGGGCGTCGACCTCGGCAGGAGGCGGGTCATCGCATCGGCTCTTTCCGGCATCGTCGCCGTGCCGCTGCTCCGCTCCGTACCGCTTGCGAAGTCAGGAGCCCAGGACCCGGTGCTCCTCCGTCCGCCCGGTTCGCTCGAGGAACGGGAGTTCCTGAAGCGCTGCGTCAAGTGCGGGGAGTGCATGAAGGTCTGCATCACGAACGGGCTCCAGCCAACGCTGTTCGAAGCCGGCGTTGAAGGCATCTGGTCGCCCATGCTCGTGCCCCGGATCGGGTACTGCGAATACCGCTGCACGCTCTGCGGTCAGGTCTGCCCGACCGGCGCGATCAAGCGCCTCCACCTCGAGGAGAAGGCAAAGGTAAGGATCGGGCTCGCGATGATCGACAAGGGCAGGTGCCTCCCCTGGGCGCACGCCAGGCCGTGCATCGTCTGCGAGGAGGTCTGCCCGACCTCGAAAAAGGCGATCTGGTTCGAGGAAGCTCGGGTCCGCGACCGGAAGGGGAAGACCATCAGCGTCAAACAGCCAAGGGTGGACCTTGAACTCTGCATCGGCTGCGGCATCTGCGAGGCCAAATGCCCGGTGCTCGGGAGGCCCGCGATCTCCGTATCGAGCGTGGGCGAGAGCAGGTCAAGGGAGAACCAGCTGCTGTTGTGAGGGATTCCCGCTGCGGGGGATCTCGGGGATTATCGGGGATACGACGAGGTGTCATGAAAGGGCATACCAGAGTACAGCGACAACCACTCGAGAACGCGCTGGTCGTGGAAGGCGGCGCCATGCGCGGCATTTTTACCGCCGGCGTGCTGGATGTCTTTCTGGAGCGGCGGTTCAACCCCTTCGCGCTGTACATCGGCGTTTCCGCGGGCGCCTCGAATATCGCCGCCTATCTCGCGGAAATGCGGGGGCGCAGCCGCAGGATCTATACCGAGCTTTCCGGCAGGCCGGAGTTCATCAGCGTGTCGCGGTTCCTGCGGGGCGGCCATATGATGGACCTGGACTGGATGTGGGACATTACGATCTCCCTGATGCGGCTCGACCTTGCCGCGATCTATGCCAAGGGCAGACCCTTCCTGGTCGGACTGACCGACGTGGCAAGCGGCACGCCGATCTACCACGAAACATCCGCCGGGAACCTCGAACATCTGCTCAAGGCGTCGAGCGCGCTTCCGGTCTTTTACCGGGATTTCCCCGTGGTGGACGGCCGTCGTGTCACGGACGGCGGCGTGTCCGATCCGATCCCCGTTGCCGAGGCGATCCGCCGCGGCGCCCGGCGCATCATGGTTATCCGCTCGCGGCCCCGGGGGTTTCGCCGCAGACGGGACCTGTCCTCCTATTTCGTGAGCTGGTTCCTGCAGCGCCATTCCGGCCTGCGGGCGACCATTCTGAATCAGAACCGGATCTACAACGAGGCCGTCTCGATCATCCACGATCCGCCTGCCGGGGTCTCCATTGTCGAGGTCTGCCCGCCCCCCGGCTTCCGGCTCGGGAGGTTCAGCACCGCCCCGGCTGAACTCGAGGAGGGGTATGCGCAGGGCCGCGCACAGGCGGAGGGTGCAATCGCGCGGTGGGG of Nitrospirota bacterium contains these proteins:
- a CDS encoding patatin family protein is translated as MKGHTRVQRQPLENALVVEGGAMRGIFTAGVLDVFLERRFNPFALYIGVSAGASNIAAYLAEMRGRSRRIYTELSGRPEFISVSRFLRGGHMMDLDWMWDITISLMRLDLAAIYAKGRPFLVGLTDVASGTPIYHETSAGNLEHLLKASSALPVFYRDFPVVDGRRVTDGGVSDPIPVAEAIRRGARRIMVIRSRPRGFRRRRDLSSYFVSWFLQRHSGLRATILNQNRIYNEAVSIIHDPPAGVSIVEVCPPPGFRLGRFSTAPAELEEGYAQGRAQAEGAIARWGRP
- the accD gene encoding acetyl-CoA carboxylase, carboxyltransferase subunit beta, which translates into the protein MAWFRKERPGGAVPEAPAKKVKIPEGLWVKCDNCKEIIYRKEVEKNFKVCPKCDYHFRITASERLPYLVDEGSFVEVEDGLSPRDFLGFKDYKDKLKSSRKKTGLKDAVISGEAKIGGRPASLVIMDFNFMGGSMGSVVGEKIARAVERAIEKKVPFVAVASSGGARMQEGILSLMQMAKTSAAVARLGEAGLPFISVLTDPTFGGVTASFAMLGDVIVAEPKCLIGFAGPRVIEQTIKQQLPAGFQRAEFLLEHGMIDMIVPRKEMRNTLGRILDFFGEESHG
- a CDS encoding 4Fe-4S binding protein, yielding MRNLTVQNIRRISQGLFLLLFLFLFIQTESRGNDDLGYPVRFFLDFDPLILVTTLLSAHAAARAFTLALVTVAVTVLFGRVFCGWACPLGTLNNLVGSIRRKRPAGLYAHWYRAKYYLLIAIFASALFTLQPVGILDPLSLTVRSFSVSLSPLFNYSVRSLFDEVYSANPLGIAAITEPVYGVLKRTVLSFEQSVYRQSVLIGVLFFIVLALNLVEKRFWCKYLCPLGAFLGLLSRFSLLRRSVSEGCTSCGACATVCQGNASPEAKERWRDTECLACWNCDDICPQNAVSFGFGLKRASAGVDLGRRRVIASALSGIVAVPLLRSVPLAKSGAQDPVLLRPPGSLEEREFLKRCVKCGECMKVCITNGLQPTLFEAGVEGIWSPMLVPRIGYCEYRCTLCGQVCPTGAIKRLHLEEKAKVRIGLAMIDKGRCLPWAHARPCIVCEEVCPTSKKAIWFEEARVRDRKGKTISVKQPRVDLELCIGCGICEAKCPVLGRPAISVSSVGESRSRENQLLL
- a CDS encoding DUF2905 domain-containing protein encodes the protein MGDIAKILILFGTLLIAVGVVLLLVPKLPFLGRLPGDIMIKRGNTTFYFPLATSILISILISFIVYLLSRFR
- a CDS encoding DUF362 domain-containing protein; this encodes MDRRRFLRLAALTGAGLSVPGGLDRLVEAAEQATRPDLVVARGASPEQLVRSSLDALGGIGKFISRGDVVVVKPNIAWDRTPEQAGNTNPEVVAAIVKLCFDAGAKKVKVFDRPVNDPRRCYVQSGIATAVRALGAEADYMDDRKFKDMAINGEALKSWPLYTDVFEADKVINVPIAKHHGLAKLTLSMKNWMGVMGGSRRQIHQRLDESLADLSRTIKPTLTILDAVRILTANGPQGGSLADVKKLDTIVVGSDPVAIDSFGATLFGMKGSDLGYVTLGHKQGLGQMDLNRLHIRKIAV
- a CDS encoding haloalkane dehalogenase, with product MKRTEADTRVLRTPDERFTDLPGYAFQPHYAEINGLRVHYLDEGTGSTILCLHGVLEWSYSYRKMIPVLARQHRVIAMDFVGFGRSDKYADRKQHTFEGHYEILSAFIDSLGLEKITLVGSDWGAVVGLRAATERPQLFERLVIMNTTLPTGDVPLNFTFMLWRQFVDLAPDLPIGRVISMGVAHGYRITKREIEAYEAPFPDSSYKAGAVELPLSLPTNFDDPGAAEIRRTREGLSRWQKPAFVLFSDEDPMFSKEYRSFRTLIPTAKDQPETIIQGAGHFLQEEKGEEIARHILKFIERTPGDSASRD